cttttagtttattttacatTCCAGGAACTGATCGAGCTCTCACACTATAAAATACATACACAGCTGCTACTGTAAAGTTAAAAGACAAGTATGGTATAACTCTAAAACAAgagtaaaaaatgaaaaagaatcgAATAAAAAAGATGATCACAACAAGATCACTGATACAGAGGAAAATCAACAAGAAAATAGGCATGTCATGGGGGAATATGAATATGTATGTGTGGGATTATACAGCTACAACAATTGAGTGGTTGCAAGAAAAATGGGGAGAGTTGAGACTTACTATAGAAGAGAGGAAACCGAGAAAcacgtttgttttttttttatgtagctTCCACTGAGAGGATCTCAAGTTCTGCCCACCAAAGTGGAGAAAGtcttggtgttgcagaatcaggTGAAATTGGAATCACCTCTCTCAATTTGCATGTAACATCTCTCATTGAGGGTCTTTGTCTCGGTTCGTCACGAATACAATCCTTGATGACTTCGCATATGATATCAAGCTCGTTGTTCTTTACGTTTCTGAGTAAGGGATCGATAATGTCGTTGGCGCTCAGTTTATCACTCAAGTAATCCTCCGCCTGAGAAATGAGTTAAACTCACTTTAGTCAGCAGAGTTAAAACTTACAAAAATTAGTTATGAGAAAAGTTGTGGAAGAGAAAGAGTAATTTAAGAGGTGGAGCTGTTTACCCAGTTTTGTAAGGTTCCATCATTAGCATATGGAATTTTGGCAGATATTATCTCTAACAGCAATACACCAAAACTGTAGACGTTTGTTTCAGGAACCGCAAGTGGCGGTAGTGCAGAGTGCTCAGTCATATCCTTAATAAACGCTCCTGGCTTCGCATCAAAATCTGACAGCAAATTGATTTCTGCAATCTGCAATAGATTTACAAATGTAAGGAGTCTTGCAAGGAAAACATGAAGTACAGCCAGTGATTAAGAATGGGTCATATAATTCAAATTACAATTTTTAATACCGTATTTAATTTTGTAAATAAGTATGGGCGATCATGATACCACAGGAAACAGAATAATGTGGTGGAAAAGAGGTTGTCTACCTTAGCAGCATAGTCGTCCGTCAAATAAACAGTAGTTGAGTGGAGATTGGGATGAGCGACAGGTGGGTTCAAGTCATGGTGCATGTATTGCAGGCAGTAAGCAGTTCCCATAATAATCCTTGTCCTTGCATTCCAGTCAAGAAACTCAACTTCTTTAACTGCAAAATACATggacccaaaatattttctttcagttGCCAAGCCACAAACTGATTCCTTAATGTCAAATTCCACGGAATAATAATGAactgacaaaaatataaaaacttgCCATGGAGATGCTCGAATAAGGTGCCATTGGGCGCATACTCAAACACCATCATCCTGAGAAAAGGTGAATCCTCCTCACAATAACCCAGAAGGTTGACAAAGTTTTTGTGGTTCACCCGTGACAGTGTATCTATCTACATAAAACCAAAACACGGCACATAAATACAGAAAGCATCAGAATAATGTATGAATGACAAACTGGTGGCGACCAGTTAAACTAGATGTTTCAAGGTTAAAAGCCAAGTCCACATACCTTTCTCCTAAATGTCGCTTCCAAGCATTCCGTCCAATCTTTGGATGATGATATTCCAATTGACACAACTGCAATCTCAACTCCACTAGACAATGTTCCTTTGTACACTGTGCAGTCTGACAAGGTCTCAATAATGTTGCTAAAATCCTCACAGGCAACTTCTAGCTCCGGACGATTTAGTTTGGGAACCCCTGTAATTAGCGGCAAAAAAGAGGAATTATAAGATTAAAATATGTTTCGGTTCTCAATTGTTTCTTCAAAAGAAATTTTCATCATGACACCTCACCTGTCACAAATGCCTTCTGCAACTGTCCACTCAGTCCTGTTTTCCATGGACCTATTGTCGTGCCTCCTCTTTTTCTAAAAACCAAAAGCATTACTGATGCAACAATGAGCACAAATGCGATTGTCGGTACCACAACAACATAAGTCAATCTTTTTCCAGACGAGTCGCCAGAATGTTGATCGTTTTGGTTTCCGGGACGTGCTGAAATTGACTGGGGTTTAGCATCCGGGGAAGAATGCAGTGCCGGTGAAGGTATTGGCATGTTCTTGCTCTTTGGTATAGCAGGAAAAGATCCACTGCTTCTAGTAAATGGGATGGTGCTCGGTGAATTAGGAAGAGCACCCTCGCTTGCTGGTACCGCAGGAAGGTTAGTGGTTTCCTCAAGCAATCTACGGCGTCCAGAGTTTACCATGTCATCCACATTTTGATCTGTGTAAGAATCTGCTGAACCTGTAAGtgacattacaaaaaaaaatcagttttccTTTCACCCAGGGTTCTGTAACGTCTGAAAAAAGGGCCCATTCTCAAATTCAGAAAAATAACTCCTTTATAAGCTACAGTGAGAACAATGGACTATCATGCAAAACCAAATTGTACTCACTACGTAAATTGCCACAGCATCTTTCTCCATCATTCTCATGCAAGGATCCTTTTTTAAAGTTGAACCTTGagagaaaaaataacaaatttgTTTACATGAACTATACaagaaaaaacaaacacaaagaaaagaAGGCAAATTCTGAAAGGATAAAATGTGAAGTGTTTGTTCCATACAGTGGTAGTACATCAAGATAACGAAAAAGTTCCCCTTTGAACGGAATCTTGAAAGCGTCTGCTTTCCTCAGTTGTTTGGAACTGTTCTGCCAGATGCTGACCAAAATAAGCTCCATCAGTTGTTTGACAGTTTGTGGTGTAAAATAACATGTTCGAAGTTCAAGGTTCCTCTATTAacagaatcttcttcttctttgctctttttttttttattgatcacataacaaataaaagaaatatatgTTCCCTCACCAGTGTCCAAATTTCCTATTTAAACAGCGAACTCGACTTGCAAGAGAGATTGTAAGGTTGTCATCAAACTGTATCTCGGCCAGCATATTGAGCTTCCCCAACTCAGGAGGAAGACTACCCTGGAATTTATTGTCACAAAGAAGCCTGGAATGAAAATTAAATTTGATCAACTTAAATTGACTCCACAACCAACAGCATAAATGCAAATACAGATCCGCAGTGAAACACTCACAAGCGCTTAAGAGATGACATCTGTCCCAACTCAGAAGGAATTGTCCCGCTTAAGCTATTACCCCTTAAATCCAATACTTCTAACATGGTAAGCTCTCCAATCTCTTTAGGAATAAAACCTGAGAAGTGGTTTTTGTAGAGCACACTGGCAAATGAAACAAACATAAAGAGAGTAAGTCTTTTATGGAGGACATAAATACTAAGCAAAGGCAAGTGAGCCCATTAGTACCACCCGACCAACCAAAGGGAAAACCAAAGTCTGAGATCCTAAGCATGATGAGCAGTGTAGGCCAGTGGACCCCAAACACCACGGCCGAGCTGGTACGCGGTTTCTTGGAGGTCCTATTTGGAGTAGAAATATGGAGTAACTATTAAAACTATACCATAAACCTTTTCTATAAAGGTTTTTTCTCTATTACAACTGGTGTGGCTAAAGAATTTGACAAAGTCCAGAAATGTTGTAGTTGTCTCCATGTATGACAAAAAAAAGGTCAACCTTGTTGGAATTAGAAGAATACGCGCTAAAATTACCCAAGATAAAGGTTCAAAGCAAATTGAGATGCATTTAACATATCTTCTAGGGTCACCCTATTGAACACCAGGCCAAGCTAAGACTAGTTCTATCCCACATTGCTGCAAAAAGGGAAGCAGAGAAATAGTTTTGCTCACAGAGATCTCAAGTAAGCGAGCTTCCCAAGCTCAGGAGCTAGGATCCCTCCAAGTGAAAGTCCTTCTAGAACACTGCAAAATCAGGATACCCTACTTGAGAATAGgcaaaacaacacaaaaacataAGTCTTCATATGCTTGACACAACCCAATGTATAGAGAATTGTTCTAAACAGTCTTTGAAACGGGTTAAGAAACCCACTTGAGCTAATCATAGAAAATAACTTACAGCATCTGCACTTTGCCGTCCACACAATGAACACCTGACCAATTGCATGGATGACTATCATTGGGGTACCAATTCGAGAACGCTCCATTAGGATCACTAACTACACTTTCCCGGAAACTCAACAAAGACAATCCTGCATTTCAAAATCAATTGTAAACCGCCCATAGAAAATTGAATCAATATagacttgaaaaagaaaaataaaatgaaatgaaaatgccACAAATTTCATTACCTTCGAGGTTAAGTGAGCAAGTTTTGTGAATTTGTAGGAAAGCCAATACCAGTAAACACGAAAAATTCTTCAAGCTGAAAATGAAATGATTGGATGTACCACCCATTGCTTTAACAATGAAAGCAAACTCTATATGATATCGCcagtgttgtttttttttcttcttcttcgtctttagatGATTTACATTGACAAGTTTTAAGGAAATATCTCCAACCCCCCTCAGATACAAAACAATGACTCCAGAAAAAACACTAATTACAAAATACAAAGTCTAATTACAAAAAATCTGACACAACAGAGGGTACTCTAGGGGATTATAATAAATCATTTTCTGAATTTGGATCATCTGAGTCCCTCATCTCTCTTTTTTAATAGAATTCACCCTCCTCCTATGAGATAATATTTGCTTTCATTCGACAAACCCTGATAATCACCAGTGGAATAAGAGAGAAATTCAAATTATATGAGTGCAATTTCAATACGTAATCACATTCAGAGAGAAATGAGAGAGACAAGGATTAAATGAGAAGAAAACATGATGATAAAGAACCTTAAGGGGAATCCCCATTCCCTCTATTCtcaagcaaagaaaaatcagaaaaaaggCAAAAGAAAAAGGTAAATTTACCTGGAGAATAGGGGTAAAAGGGGGAAGTAGATAAAGATTGAGGTGATGGCGGTGgtgatgctgatgatgatgatgatgataatgctgCTGATGACGACGATGATGATGGGTTTCAGGAGAAGAGGATGTTCACGGCCATCAGCAGAGCCGTCTCtctgttttctctctcttctAAAATTTTGTGTCTgtttttcttcctctcttctcccgCTCCCTCTCATAATCCACCACCCATTTTTACATTTTTTATCATTTTTACGTTCTTTTTCTATCTAATTTCTATTTACTTTTTATCTTCCCAATGGGAGTGAACATTACTCACGTTACATCAGACGTTATCTAACAGAAGACTAAAGTTGCTTTATCTGGTCCCACCTCCGAGACGATGTGCTCGGATTACCCTCAAATTTGATCTCATACTCACAGGACTAAAGTTTCTTAACATGTTTCGAATAGTTTTGTGGAATCCAACCGTTAAACTAGTTGCACATGAGAACTAAAACACGTGGCGTATTACAAGAGAGAGTTTGATTAAGGTCTGAGATCAGTATGGTACCATAGGGTAATGTTTTCTAAATACCTTGCTTGTCAAAGGCAAACCAGCTGGCCTTTATATTCGTGCACGCACGCATGATCGGTGTTCCTGTGCTTTGCTCCAACAGGTGGGCCCACTTACAAAGACCGGTACATGGATGACGGTCAACTTGCACCATCACCACGTCGACggaaaaaataaaaagcaaaagagCTTTAaatgttgcaattcaaaaaaataaaagtgtggcctaaaagttaacactagtgctttttaattttcttttctagTCTTTGCTCGTAGGTAACCTAGCAGCTAGATtgaagcgctgaatggttcagcgctggaAAATTCACCTTTCCGCTGAATggttataaatgtgaaggagcgtatcctatataccacaagtggaaattcgtatttcgcataacaattcatatgacaaacaaacattacaagtcctttccaaaccatggaaagattaacaaaatcaacagaagtatagtaatgcaatttaaacaaaacatgggatgcacactagacaatgcatgaatttattaagcataaacttttgtaaaagaaacaacaatggttacaaaggAGTCAAATGTatccccacctcttttgatgacaagccacgcctacctcgagatccacgatccactggttcgtcctttgaatcgatcgttgttaatttagactaattgttaatcatacaAAAACTCTAATAGTTTAGCttaaaaggctcacacaagaatcatacaattctatTTGATGGTTCTAAGTCCATTAAGGTATCttattctctatctttagcataaatatggtttatTAATTTAATTTGGGTTGTATTTAAAGTCCATTATCTAAgccttatgaatatctacaactttgtagaagaagccagaGGCTAACTCGGACCATAAGAGGTCCAAATAATCAAACTAGTAAAACTAGCCTTAAGCCCAAGACATTAATCcggcccattaatctaaggcctggtCCATCTGGTCAATTGACAGTCACTAACGGTCACTGGTCTACTAACAATCAACGTAAGTCAACATTCAAGGTCAATTCAAGTCCAGGGTCAGGACAAAGTCAAAAGGGTCAAACCAAAGAGTCTAAACTAATCCGCACTAAGTTAACTAAGTCAAGACTAGCATGCCCAAGTCTCAGAACATTAAGTTCATACAATCACTATACATTCTATTCATTCAACTAAAATTCAATAATTCAATACAACTTTAATTTAATCCTACCTGCAACACTAGTAGTTCCAAGCTTTCACAGCATTTTCTAACTACAATTCTAACTCtaagcaacatcaacaacaacattcatCCTCCACCATACACAACACCTTCAGCTGTAAGACTATTCTTCTTACTGAAATACACTTGCAAATCCAAAGTCCTCACAACTGCCGCGAAGAAATGATTCGCATCAACTTAACTCAAGTCATATCTCAGTACATTTCATCCATTTAAACCTTAACTGCAATTTCATTTATCCCCCAAACACCACCAGTCACCACTTCACTATTCAAATACATCCCAGGGATCCTCCATGTACTCTGATCACTAATTCAATCACAAATATCAATTGCAACTCAACATAGCATCACCAGACTTCATCTGCAATCCAATTCCTCTTAAACACTCCATGACCCTGTTCTTACCAAACCAACATCACCTACAACTCCATTTCAGCATCAGCAACATCTCCAACTTCACATCTGTAATTTCTCAATTCATATACATCCTTTTCCTGATATTCACAACTACATCTCCATTCTCTATTTCATTGTCACTACCATCTCAGACTTACACAACAACGTCATCCTTTATTTAGTTCACTATAACCCAACACAACTCCCTCAATTCAACCTCAAGTCAATATCACCACCAAGAACTCAGCCACGGTATAACATCCTTCAACTCTATCTCAATCCTATTTCATACATATAAGCTTTAACTGGGATAACATTATCCAACTGTAATATCTAAATTTACCCACTCATTCCACATCTGCTCAAATAGCACATACATGACTCAAATCTCATAATATGTAACCAGCTATCCCTGCACCAGTAAACACCAACACTGACAGTTCCATCTTTGTGCAATAACACGATCAATACAAACATGTTCTTCACCAAAGGACAATAAACATTCTTCCATGTGAATCATCGCAAAACAAAATCAACATATAAACAATTTCATCTCCATCACATACCCCATTTATCTAACTCAACTATAAATCCAATCCAAATATCATCATTTCATCCTCAATTCTATGAAAACAGATTGAAATAAGAGAACCCTTAATTTCTtctgaaatcaaaattaaactttaCCGAGCATCTCAACCTCATACTTGATTAAAACCCATCTCTAATTAATCatttaattaatcaaattaaaacaaatcaATCCATCTTCAAATTAAGGTAACCCTAATTCTATTTCATCACAGAAACCCTGTCTCTTCAATTAGACATCAATTAAGAGCAAACCCATCTCTAATCAGTTCTTTAGAgaccttcaatttcatcttctcatcctcttctgcaattttaatgaaaccctaactctttcatTCTTCGATTCATTTTCATAACAACTTCAATTCACAAACACAACGTCAACGCATTCGATCTTCATCCATTAACAACTAGAAATCATCATTATCATCTCCATGCAAATCTAGCTTCAAATCCAGAAACCCTAACTAACTGATTTATTCCAGAACATCTTCAAAACTGCAATTAAACCTCATTGCTTCTTCATCTAGCAGAAACCTAATTACCCTATCAATTCCGTACGAACTCAGttaactagttttacaaaccctaaCTGTAATTCCCTTGATTAATATCTTCGATTATTAATTGTTCTCTTCCCAACTTACAACAGCACCATCACCTTCAACCTCTGCATATCCTCATCAACTGATTCTCTCACACTGAATCTCAAACTCACCTCTCAAACGTCGGCAGAAAAAAGAGCAgggagaaaagaaagagaagaaggaggaggaatcaagaagaagaagaaagaatgagaTTTATCCTCTCGAGTTGGCTATAGATAAGGTCAAGGTTTGTTAATGGGACACCTCAAAATGATAAGGGCATCCGGGTCGGCTAAAACACCAAATGCTTATTTTGCCTTTCACACGGTTCCGATAATATCTTTTTCGTCTGGTAACCAAATGACACGTTCGGGTAGTCTAATCCACCAAACTTTTCAAGATCTATccagcggtactagtttcgtatctaggtccttgttagattaattcctattaattaacattcgtgttaCACTAATCGAGATATTAttgtctaatatgtctcttgactagtctaatagcgttgacgagcttaaaggtccttacattctccccaccttatacattttcgtcctcgaaaatcaatcatccttctagtcttcaaaaaaaacccaccttatagaataatctcgtctcttgtctaagcgcaaacaacataaaaacaaagcacaaacctaaatggctttctaaaactaaaatttgtggctctaggttcaaccaTACTAATTGTAGTAACTATCAAATGAGGAAGTCTATTTTTTCTTAAACTAATTTATATTTTATAAGATATTTGTCTCTAACTTCAAGGAAGaatcctacgaatctttctaagtgaacttacatctattaattttctaaattaattatactaaacttctatgatcggtcatctctgaatgcattTTCCCTATCAAGGTTGGCCAGTCCCggcaatgccttcctacgaacagagaaaacacaaccttcactattccccagtgccgGATTAATTAAATGCTAACTTATTATGACTAACTAATTTCTAAATTCTATTATAACTGAATTTAACTtaaaattttacttcataaaTTATATACATAATTCACAGCATTTTAATCAATTTAATCATCGGAATTTATCTTATCTTATTTTTTGATTATTGTTATTATtctcttttatttgttttatcaATATACATAATCTAAATTTGATTTCATGTCAACTTATAATATGTGATAGTTTAACTTTACTAAAATACCATATATAAATCTTCCGAATATAATCTACTATACATTTCTTACTAGCCTAATTATTCGAATACTATTATCAACtgtattattattctcattaCTCTTAAGTTAATAGTCTAGTTagtacactaagccttaatcttctaaatataatcCTACATTCGCAAAAAGATTGACATACTAGATTTTATTTATCCATATTGAATCCATATACtctatcttgttaaatattggcgTCGGTAATTTGATATGATTTAAATTTTGCGTCTGCATAAAAACTATGATATATCCTAATGGTCTTTAGATTTTTCTATTATTAATAAATATCTTTTTCATAGgcaaatttctttttctttaagtCTACTTTTGTACTAAACATTCAAGTATTATAATTATCACTTCATGTGTATAATTTAGTGATTCAATGATCATTTATTGGACTAAAGAAAATCCGGGTATAAGATCGTTAACAAGTTTAGTCtttattgtatgcatcatatgacCTCACGATCTTAATCCTACCTAATAAGCCTTATATTATCCATCTGGTTTGAACGAAAAACACATAATTCTAATTTGTTATTAGTTAATTTTGCAAAACTTAATTGTAgataaacactaataattttccaTTGCTATTTAATCCTAATCATTAATTTATCGCTATATATTGTTAATCAGATTTTAGTTTAAGTTATGCTCAATATAatactaatttaaattctaaTTCGTCATATtaattttccatttcaaaagatgattgtatctatttacaaagaagaatcctaccaatatattaatttattttgtttttattctagTATTACACTAAGCATCTGAATACTATTATTATTGCTTTGTGTCTAATTGTTTCATCCTAAATATTTACTGGGTTATTTGTTAGATTAAAAATAATTTCGTTACAAAATTGATAATTAGTCAAgtcttttaattttatatactaTGTCCTCTCTTTCTTAAGTCTAACGTCTAATAAACTATCTAGTTTAAACGCAAACGTATTTTTCTAATTGGTaattaatttcatttacaaaatttAACCGTACGTAGATACGCGTTAATAATTTCCCATAaatatttaatcataattattatttttatcgttatacatatttaatgaaattTTGGTTTACTTAAGTTCAATATGTAATTAATCGAGAAATGCTAACATTATTTTATAAAATTATCATTACTTTTATTATCATCTATAATTATTactataatattttattattaatacgatggtcgaactattattgtaactactcttacaaatctTATTAAGTCCCAAAATATTATTAAAGTTTCTGTAATTATGATTTATTGaccctacgtataagtcaaggtaTTAAATAAGCTTCTATATGACTTTCAAAATCTATCAacaatactaatctcactatttttatagTATTAGATTTCTACGTGTTCATattttttagattaattattcaCAAATCcctattagctaaagttattggtgtaccctacaatttttttttacttcattacaaacaaacaaatcaatcaatcaaataattcttttatttgtaaatagtttttagtgattaagatttatctcacaacccaacccagttctaaactaatctagttcactaactggcactggttaTTCCTATGTTTTCCCATGTAACATCTAacagtgagctctgataccaacactgtagcgccccctaagctagcagttgaataatccaagagattaactaaataaagaggcactacgaatctaattcaaatacttaaacattcaattaagaaatctgctacaaaatttatcccaaaaataaccccgctcagaatatatatacatgaacttctctcaaatgatacatatataatattcaattggtttacagatacaataaacaacataataaacatagcggaagttaactaatgaacggagtcaacacttgtggctttcggtgcgcaactctgatctgtctctgaaaactgaaagtgggaataattaacatttaacttctaagtaatcataaacaagattaagaaaaacactaatgttttctcagacattaaatagtgaccaagtcactaagATACACAAACACGTAtacggacaagctctttcttcaaacaatgtatacggACAAGCTCATTTATCCCCCAAACACCACCAGTCACCACTTCACTATTCAAATACATCCCAGGGATCTTCCATGTACTCTGATCACTAATTCAATCACAAATATCAATTGCTACTCAACATAGCACCACCAGACTTCATATGCAATCCAATTCCTCTTAACCACTCCCTGACCCTGTACTTACCAAACCAACATCACCTACAACTCCATTTCAACATCAGCAACATCTCCAACTTCACATCTGTAATTTCTCAATTCATCTACATCCTTTTCCTGATATTCACAACTACATCTCCATTCTCTATTTCATTGTCACTGCCTTCTCAGACTtacacaacaacatcatcctttaTTCAGTTCACTATAACCCAACACAGCTCCCTCAATTCAACCTCAAGTCAATATCACCACCAAGAACTCAGCCATGGTATAACATCCTTCAACTCTATCTCAATCCTATTTCATACATATAAGCTTCAACTGGGATAACATTGTCCAACTGTAATATCTACATTTACCCACTCATTCCACATCTGCTCAAATAGCACATACATGACTCAAATCTCATAATATGTAACCAGCTATCCCTGCACCAGTAAACACCAACACTGACAGTTCCATCTTTGTGCAACAACACCATCAATACAAACATGTTCTTCACCAAAGGCCAATAAACAATCTTCCATGTGAATCATCGCAAAACAAAATCAACTGATAAACAATTTCATCTCCATCACATACCCCAT
This is a stretch of genomic DNA from Papaver somniferum cultivar HN1 chromosome 1, ASM357369v1, whole genome shotgun sequence. It encodes these proteins:
- the LOC113277500 gene encoding protein MALE DISCOVERER 2-like, coding for MGGTSNHFIFSLKNFSCLLVLAFLQIHKTCSLNLEGLSLLSFRESVVSDPNGAFSNWYPNDSHPCNWSGVHCVDGKVQMLVLEGLSLGGILAPELGKLAYLRSLVLYKNHFSGFIPKEIGELTMLEVLDLRGNSLSGTIPSELGQMSSLKRLLLCDNKFQGSLPPELGKLNMLAEIQFDDNLTISLASRVRCLNRKFGHCIWQNSSKQLRKADAFKIPFKGELFRYLDVLPLFNFKKGSLHENDGERCCGNLRSSADSYTDQNVDDMVNSGRRRLLEETTNLPAVPASEGALPNSPSTIPFTRSSGSFPAIPKSKNMPIPSPALHSSPDAKPQSISARPGNQNDQHSGDSSGKRLTYVVVVPTIAFVLIVASVMLLVFRKRGGTTIGPWKTGLSGQLQKAFVTGVPKLNRPELEVACEDFSNIIETLSDCTVYKGTLSSGVEIAVVSIGISSSKDWTECLEATFRRKIDTLSRVNHKNFVNLLGYCEEDSPFLRMMVFEYAPNGTLFEHLHVKEVEFLDWNARTRIIMGTAYCLQYMHHDLNPPVAHPNLHSTTVYLTDDYAAKIAEINLLSDFDAKPGAFIKDMTEHSALPPLAVPETNVYSFGVLLLEIISAKIPYANDGTLQNWAEDYLSDKLSANDIIDPLLRNVKNNELDIICEVIKDCIRDEPRQRPSMRDVTCKLREVIPISPDSATPRLSPLWWAELEILSVEAT